A genomic segment from Glycine soja cultivar W05 chromosome 18, ASM419377v2, whole genome shotgun sequence encodes:
- the LOC114394456 gene encoding proline-rich receptor-like protein kinase PERK7 yields the protein MAEEPENNPPPPEPPIPSAPDAAEETAAPAPATTSQPSAEIVAPLALAPKRQRRPSVRLGEIGDQRASSAHGHDSHTRRPSMPPWSWRTPKESSRTSKARTVTNLANGGEEFGNSNSRRGKAKRGPATKRLRTNWAPRATIDENGDEEGFRDFEHEHEQSPVHSMEENGVDYWHVDRNEDPRVRVSENDGVESESQERRKSDGVRSWLYELGLSRYAPMFEIHEVDDELLPMLTLEDLKDMGINAVGSRRKMYTAIQKLRKCLP from the coding sequence ATGGCCGAAGAGCCCGAAAACAATCCACCGCCACCGGAACCTCCAATCCCCTCCGCACCGGATGCCGCGGAGGAAACTGCAGCTCCGGCTCCGGCAACGACGTCGCAACCAAGTGCCGAGATCGTCGCTCCTCTGGCGCTAGCTCCGAAGCGGCAGCGCCGTCCGAGTGTTCGCCTGGGGGAGATCGGCGACCAACGCGCCTCCTCCGCGCACGGCCACGACTCGCACACGCGCCGCCCGAGCATGCCGCCATGGAGCTGGCGGACTCCGAAGGAATCTTCCAGAACCTCGAAGGCGCGCACCGTAACGAACCTCGCGAACGGCGGCGAAGAGTTCGGAAACAGCAACAGCCGAAGAGGAAAAGCAAAACGAGGACCAGCGACGAAGCGATTGAGAACAAATTGGGCTCCTAGAGCGACAATCGACGAAAATGGTGACGAAGAAGGTTTTAGGGATTTCGAACACGAACACGAACAGAGTCCAGTACACTCGATGGAGGAGAACGGAGTGGATTATTGGCACGTGGATCGGAACGAGGATCCTAGGGTTAGGGTTTCGGAAAACGACGGCGTTGAATCGGAGTCGCAGGAACGGAGGAAGAGCGATGGAGTTCGGTCTTGGCTTTACGAGTTAGGGCTGAGTAGGTATGCGCCTATGTTTGAGATCCATGAGGTCGATGACGAGTTGCTTCCGATGTTGACTTTGGAGGATCTGAAGGACATGGGGATCAATGCTGTTGGTTCAAGAAGGAAAATGTACACTGCAATCCAGAAGCTGAGGAAATGCTTGCCGTGA